A stretch of the Hydra vulgaris chromosome 09, alternate assembly HydraT2T_AEP genome encodes the following:
- the LOC136085358 gene encoding uncharacterized protein LOC136085358 yields MVRYQPITARRSQKSQGKQKLSEQVPAIRGQHRSPKKLPRPQSHAGTKLNLWQKGNMAGAMEEYRKQEEKPSTERLSIRLIARAWNVPYETLRRRLSGKLSKVESASGRPTILSQQSEEELAETVRKMARAGFPLSRKDIREIAYAYSDAKGIKGFSESKKITGYYWFQGFLNRFPDISTKKTENLSAARAMGMNKTQVMKWFDLYEGLVQRLDIKDSPRHIWNVDETDVMNIHKAEEAVAIVGEPAYNLTALERGETSTVLAALNAFGDIIPPMIIHKGKTVGKGWKDGAPLGAIVKASDSCWINKDLFVEFGQLFVNNLQRLGLLNGRPHLLIMDNHYSHVFNLEFLNLMKANNIHVFALPSHTTHWLQPLDRVPFGSFKRKCTLKNKGRNF; encoded by the coding sequence ATGGTACGTTATCAACCGATCACGGCCCGAAGAAGCCAAAAATCTcaaggaaaacaaaaattgtcCGAGCAGGTACCGGCAATTCGAGGACAACATCGAAGTCCAAAAAAACTGCCGAGGCCTCAAAGTCATGCAGgcacaaaactaaatttatggCAAAAAGGAAATATGGCTGGTGCTATGGAAGAATACagaaaacaagaagaaaaacCTTCAACTGAACGGTTGTCAATACGGTTGATAGCGAGAGCGTGGAATGTGCCATATGAAACTTTGAGGAGGAGATTGTCAGGAAAATTGAGCAAAGTGGAAAGTGCTTCTGGGAGACCCACAATTCTTTCACAACAAAGTGAAGAAGAATTAGCAGAGACTGTAAGAAAAATGGCACGAGCAGGGTTTCCTTTGTCGCGCAAAGATATTCGAGAAATTGCATATGCTTATTCTGATGCTAAAGGAATAAAAGGATTTtcagaatcaaaaaaaattaccggTTATTACTGGTTTCAGGGATTTTTGAACAGATTTCCTGATATAAGCACAAAAAAGACAGAGAATCTGTCTGCAGCAAGAGCAATGGGTATGAACAAAACTCAGGTTATGAAATGGTTTGATTTGTATGAAGGCTTAGTGCAAAGACTGGATATAAAAGACAGTCCTAGGCACATTTGGAATGTGGACGAGACAGATGTGATGAATATTCACAAGGCAGAAGAAGCTGTGGCAATTGTTGGTGAACCTGCTTATAATCTTACTGCATTAGAAAGAGGGGAGACATCTACTGTCTTGGCAGCATTAAATGCATTTGGCGATATTATACCACCTATGATCATTCATAAAGGAAAAACTGTTGGCAAAGGCTGGAAAGATGGTGCTCCTTTAGGTGCTATTGTAAAAGCAAGTGATAGTTGCTGGATAAATAAAGACTTGTTTGTAGAATTTGGACAGTTATTTGTCAACAATTTACAACGATTAGGACTATTAAACGGTCGACCTCATCTTTTAATTATGGACAATCACTATTCACATGTGTTTAACCTTGAATTTTTAAACCTAATGAAAGCAAACAATATTCATGTATTTGCATTACCAAGCCATACTACTCATTGGCTGCAACCGCTGGATCGTGTGCCTTTTGGTTCATTTAAGAGAAAGTGCacactaaaaaataaaggtagaaatttttag